From Plasmodium knowlesi strain H genome assembly, chromosome: 6, one genomic window encodes:
- a CDS encoding apicoplast integral membrane protein, putative translates to MKAITVFLKIGLLAVVSSLRTPDVKRRSQEIVPKGNPNCLLTELKRKGTRRIYTNINFHNIDKSIKNEIIKKKEFNYNDTIADKLRKLKKLKNVLNQYSLRINKEDLDNLKERTKHLVKTNFDFTRSYYVHVYNKLKEDSGLIFDKLKYGCNIFYDYVGSSYLFNVIQNYYLNFPLLSKSSCLPKMVNYNSVNFLFILFTFLYFKSDLIYSLFKKKYAFIGEFRNVKTDRLVKMHTLSTLIFFFYKFFVLRLFFVLNSYSFFSRKLSMLNNVVHVLFFSFLSVYPYFLVQANWGSFHLLGSRRSKILGGVVLAHLLLIYTRLMCQNNWTFLKKWTDEHFFNRDEVMRALKEDQKTEFYVNLLNQYSFLKRLYLGNNKFYEILLHLHKYKYLLDIISPINSLFYIYIAHSAYYYLNNLSFAGIYISSFSLALFLLNVLSNKIDMYFLTRT, encoded by the exons ATGAAAGCAATCACGGTGTTCCTGAAAATCGGGCTACTCGCAGTGGTCAGCAGCCTGAGGACGCCAGACGTGAAGAGGAGGAGCCAAGAAATTGTCCCGAAGGGGAACCCCAATTGTCTCCTGAcggaattaaaaagaaaaggaacaagacGAATTTACACAAACATAAATTTCCATAATATTGATAAAAGtataaaaaacgaaataataaaaaaaaaagaatttaattATAACGACACGATAGCAGATAAATTAAGGAAACtgaaaaagttgaaaaatgtattgaaTCAATACAGCTTACGGATTAATAAAGAGGACTTAgacaatttaaaagaaagaacaaaacatTTAGTGAAAACGAATTTTGATTTCACCAGAAGTTATTATGTACATGTTTACAATAAGTTGAAGGAGGATTCTGGATTAATTTTCGATAAGCTAAAATATggatgtaatattttttatgattaCGTTGGGAGTAGCTACTTGTTCAATGTCATACAGAACTATTATCTTAACTTCCCCCTGTTGAGTAAGTCCAGTTGTCTACCTAAAATGGTTAATTATAATTCAGTTAACTTTCTATTCATCTTATTTACCTTCCTATATTTCAAGAGCGACTTAATTTACagcctttttaaaaaaaaatatgcattcATTGGAGAGTTCAGAAATGTGAAGACAGACCGACTTGTGAAGATGCATACCTTGTCCACTttgattttctttttttataaattttttgtgttgcgcttattttttgttttgaattcatacagttttttttcacgaAAGTTATCCATGCTAAATAATGTGGTGCACgtgctttttttctcctttttgtctGTCTACCCCTACTTCCTCGTGCAGGCCAACTGGGGGAGTTTCCACTTGCTCGGCTCGCGCAGAA GTAAAATCCTCGGAGGGGTCGTGCTCGCTCACCTGCTCCTCATCTATACGCGACTCATGTGCCAGAACAACTGGACCTTCCTTAAAAAGTGGACGGACgagcatttttttaaccGGGACGAAGTCATGAGGGCTCTCAAGGAAGACCAGAAGACCGAGTTCTACGTCAACCTCCTCAACCAGTACAGCTTTCTCAAGAGGCTCTATCTCGGGAACAACAAGTTCTACGAGATCCTGCTCCATCTACATAAATACAAGTACCTCCTCGATATAATTTCGCCCATCAATTCCTTGTTCTACATATACATCGCGCACTCGGCCTACTACTACCTGAACAATTTATCCTTTGCGGGCATttacatttcttccttttctctggCCCTCTTCCTGCTGAATGTTTTATCGAACAAAATCGACATGTACTTCTTGACCCGCACCTAG